The following are from one region of the Methanohalobium evestigatum Z-7303 genome:
- a CDS encoding RNA-guided endonuclease InsQ/TnpB family protein has product MYLTQKNHLRADKQTYETLKRLTKLSKNLYNFTLYNIRQYFFNNGKYLNKNTAYHTVKENENYKLLPSQVAQNTIETVDGSMKSFFKLLDKKRKGEYEKPVSLPKYLAKDGNFICTFKKDQLKVIDNKIRLSLGLDYYRKYGTKFLYFKTPDNIIGQYINQVRIVPKYKGRWFEIEFVYHEDGEIAELDYNNHLSIDLGVDNFATCVTTSGTAFILDGRGIKSYNRWWNKEKSRLQSVYDKQNVDDGLKMNQFSWKRFWKINDYMNQCVNHIVKHCLENRIGNVVIGELKEINQEQNIGKENTQNFQTIPFARFKQKLASKCKYHGIKYHEVDEAFTSKVDALALEPIRKHKKYLGKRSKRGIFQSSTGRLINADINGALNILRKVIGDSLKGITDSGDVNSPERIRLSW; this is encoded by the coding sequence ATGTATCTGACCCAGAAGAATCATCTCCGTGCTGATAAGCAGACGTATGAAACTTTGAAGAGGTTGACCAAACTGTCCAAGAACCTGTACAATTTCACATTGTACAATATCAGGCAGTACTTCTTCAATAATGGTAAATATCTCAATAAGAATACTGCTTATCACACGGTTAAAGAGAACGAAAACTATAAACTACTGCCATCTCAGGTCGCCCAGAATACCATAGAGACTGTAGATGGCAGTATGAAATCGTTCTTCAAACTTCTGGATAAGAAGAGAAAAGGTGAATATGAGAAACCAGTTTCTCTTCCAAAATATCTAGCTAAAGACGGAAACTTCATTTGTACTTTCAAGAAAGATCAGCTGAAAGTAATCGACAACAAAATCAGGCTGTCATTGGGTTTAGATTATTACAGAAAATACGGAACAAAATTCCTGTATTTCAAGACTCCTGACAACATAATAGGTCAATACATCAATCAGGTCAGGATTGTTCCAAAATACAAGGGTAGATGGTTCGAGATAGAATTTGTCTATCATGAAGATGGGGAGATAGCTGAACTGGATTATAACAATCATCTATCGATAGATCTTGGTGTGGACAACTTTGCAACCTGTGTTACGACCAGTGGGACTGCCTTCATATTAGACGGCAGAGGTATCAAATCTTATAACCGCTGGTGGAACAAGGAGAAGAGCAGGTTGCAGTCAGTCTACGACAAACAGAATGTAGATGATGGTTTGAAGATGAACCAGTTTTCATGGAAAAGGTTCTGGAAGATAAACGATTACATGAACCAGTGTGTTAATCACATCGTTAAACACTGTCTGGAGAATAGAATCGGCAATGTTGTGATTGGAGAACTCAAAGAAATCAACCAAGAACAAAATATCGGCAAGGAAAATACCCAGAACTTCCAGACGATACCGTTTGCTAGATTTAAACAGAAATTAGCTTCAAAATGCAAATATCACGGTATAAAGTATCACGAAGTAGACGAGGCTTTTACCAGTAAAGTTGATGCACTGGCGCTGGAACCCATCAGAAAACATAAGAAATATCTTGGTAAGAGATCGAAACGGGGTATCTTCCAGTCGTCAACAGGTAGACTGATCAATGCCGATATCAACGGTGCATTGAACATCTTAAGAAAGGTAATCGGTGATTCCCTCAAAGGGATAACCGATAGTGGGGATGTGAACTCCCCTGAGAGAATAAGACTTTCATGGTAA
- the uppS gene encoding polyprenyl diphosphate synthase: protein MLKGILDVVYKSYEYLLTREVEEFPVPKHVAIIMDGNRRYAKNMGKAGYYGHKLGSDTTEKVIEWACEIGIEEMTVYAFSTENFSRPPEETEKLFELIDTRLNEMVEDERTHNRQMKIRAVGDRKRLPQYLQDSIERAEKATCHYENFKLNVALAYGGRQDIIQAVQEIARKVKRGDLTVEKVNESTISNHLYPDCEQPVSDVDMIVRTGGNERVSNFLPWQANGNECTAYFCAPYWPMFRKIDFLRAIRVYQARLTKKKGYGRLSRISHFLKNLYILANSQSD from the coding sequence GTGTTAAAAGGTATACTGGATGTTGTCTACAAGAGCTACGAGTACCTTTTAACTAGAGAAGTTGAGGAGTTCCCGGTACCAAAACACGTAGCCATAATCATGGATGGTAATCGTAGATACGCCAAAAACATGGGAAAAGCTGGTTATTACGGTCACAAACTGGGTTCTGATACAACAGAAAAAGTCATAGAATGGGCATGTGAGATAGGTATCGAAGAGATGACTGTTTATGCATTTTCAACTGAAAATTTTAGCAGACCTCCTGAAGAAACTGAAAAACTGTTTGAACTTATCGATACCAGACTCAATGAGATGGTCGAGGACGAACGCACCCACAACCGCCAGATGAAAATAAGAGCTGTTGGCGACAGAAAACGTTTACCTCAATATCTTCAGGATTCCATAGAAAGAGCTGAAAAAGCTACCTGCCACTACGAAAATTTCAAACTGAATGTAGCCCTTGCATACGGCGGCAGGCAGGATATAATCCAGGCAGTTCAGGAAATCGCAAGAAAAGTCAAAAGAGGGGATTTGACTGTAGAAAAAGTAAATGAGTCCACAATATCTAACCATCTCTACCCTGATTGTGAACAGCCTGTTTCGGATGTGGACATGATTGTAAGAACCGGTGGCAATGAAAGGGTATCAAATTTTCTGCCCTGGCAAGCTAACGGTAACGAATGTACTGCATATTTTTGCGCTCCATACTGGCCGATGTTCAGGAAAATCGATTTCTTAAGAGCTATCAGAGTGTACCAGGCACGTCTGACAAAAAAGAAAGGTTATGGGAGGTTATCAAGGATTAGCCATTTCCTGAAAAACCTGTACATTTTAGCAAACAGTCAGTCTGATTGA
- a CDS encoding DUF7507 domain-containing protein — MILALLFVVTTGSASAANEKVDLYLLVDGSGSISSSDFELQLEGMANTINNSSIVPQDGSVSISVIQFSNIAQVEIPLTTINSQSDADNISSDIIAINQVGGSTNISGAINLSVQKLPDDLSGKQIIDLSTDGVPNVNGIQASYDARDNANNSGFEELNTLGVGIGVNETFLKELVFPQPSDEYPGFYTFAGDFDTFQKEFEKKAGKEVGQKPIKLEKYTNGKDSDTKPGQQILVGETVTWSYNVTNQGDKNLTNVTIKDDVTGFTHDCGKLVPGEWCNVTYSSTAEKGQYENIGNATGQYNDTNYSDQDSSYYFGANPSIDMEKYTNGMNASSPTGPEILENDTVTWSYNVTNNGNVNLTDVIIKDDETGFTHYCGKLEPGEWCNVTNSSKAEKGQYENEGIATGDYNGLSIEGYDSSYYFGADPSIDIEMYTMGEDADEPQGPAVQVGNEVTWTYEITNTGNVNLTEINITKNGSIEKTYPNINLEPGESFTYSTTGVSKLGQQNYNGNVTAVYENEMYDEKIQVNASDPSHYLGFDHWAGVPTANPVLLVGVLGIAVLLFLKREQK; from the coding sequence ATGATATTAGCATTACTATTTGTAGTTACAACAGGTTCTGCAAGTGCAGCAAACGAAAAGGTTGATTTATACCTTCTTGTCGATGGTTCGGGTAGTATCAGTTCTTCTGATTTTGAACTACAATTAGAAGGAATGGCAAATACGATAAATAACTCATCAATAGTTCCACAGGATGGTAGTGTATCAATCAGTGTAATCCAATTTAGTAACATTGCACAAGTGGAAATACCACTAACAACAATCAACAGCCAATCTGATGCCGACAATATTTCTTCTGATATAATAGCAATTAATCAAGTCGGAGGTAGTACCAATATATCTGGAGCAATAAACCTCTCGGTTCAAAAATTACCAGATGATTTATCAGGAAAACAAATCATTGACCTTTCCACTGATGGTGTACCGAATGTAAACGGTATACAGGCATCATATGATGCAAGAGATAATGCAAATAACAGCGGTTTTGAGGAATTAAATACCTTAGGAGTTGGTATAGGAGTAAATGAAACTTTTCTAAAAGAATTAGTTTTCCCTCAACCATCAGATGAATACCCAGGTTTTTACACCTTTGCTGGTGATTTTGATACATTCCAAAAAGAATTTGAAAAGAAAGCTGGAAAAGAAGTAGGTCAAAAACCGATAAAACTCGAAAAGTATACTAACGGCAAAGATTCAGACACAAAACCAGGTCAGCAGATTCTTGTAGGTGAAACGGTTACATGGAGCTATAACGTTACAAACCAAGGTGATAAAAATCTCACAAATGTAACCATCAAAGATGATGTTACAGGTTTTACCCATGATTGTGGAAAATTAGTACCAGGTGAATGGTGTAACGTGACCTATAGTAGTACAGCAGAAAAGGGACAATATGAAAATATAGGGAACGCTACCGGTCAATATAATGACACCAATTATAGTGATCAAGATTCCAGCTATTATTTTGGAGCAAATCCATCTATAGATATGGAAAAATATACCAATGGAATGAACGCCAGCAGTCCTACAGGGCCTGAAATACTTGAAAATGATACTGTGACTTGGAGTTATAACGTTACCAATAATGGTAATGTCAACCTGACCGATGTAATTATCAAAGATGATGAGACTGGTTTCACTCATTACTGTGGAAAATTGGAACCTGGTGAATGGTGTAATGTAACCAATAGCAGTAAAGCAGAAAAAGGACAATATGAAAATGAAGGCATCGCCACAGGCGATTATAATGGACTCAGTATCGAGGGTTATGATTCCAGCTATTACTTCGGTGCTGACCCATCGATAGATATTGAAATGTATACTATGGGTGAAGACGCTGATGAACCTCAAGGACCTGCCGTCCAGGTTGGCAATGAAGTAACATGGACATATGAAATAACAAACACCGGTAATGTGAATCTAACAGAGATTAATATTACCAAAAATGGAAGCATTGAAAAGACGTATCCAAATATTAATCTTGAGCCAGGTGAATCATTCACCTACTCTACTACAGGAGTATCGAAACTAGGACAACAAAACTATAATGGTAATGTCACTGCAGTTTATGAAAATGAGATGTATGATGAAAAAATACAGGTAAATGCCAGTGACCCAAGCCATTATCTAGGATTTGACCACTGGGCTGGAGTACCGACTGCTAACCCGGTCTTGCTTGTAGGTGTACTGGGCATCGCAGTACTATTATTCCTGAAAAGAGAACAAAAATGA